The Tenebrio molitor chromosome 3, icTenMoli1.1, whole genome shotgun sequence genome contains a region encoding:
- the LOC138127196 gene encoding uncharacterized protein, whose translation MSLRKTKAEKDKFKGLPQRKSMAGPTLLSTFTQPGAIKKSVVSDMMGKQATSNYDSEAETVALQHQLATKDFTSLEGRIKMVSVTDVGKEILCCKYNEEFDYLAAGCSDGSIMMYTIDTCGFVSSLIDEEIERSTAPVTAIQHRPVSKSYPINNCFTCTYANGFVKCWNYNFNQCLYTIKENRETFGLTYHPRYPKFVTYGDDCKIYLYDEESKTQERILSSSNNPKIHDGHTSRVFAACFHPRSNYELLTGGWDDVVHFWDLRQPHAIRHISGVHVCGEGVDINFKGSEVLTCAFQVERPFQIFDYGSGNLIGTVAKGEENSKLYIGRYVSKDFAVCGGTGPNLFRVIDLNSYMSSASVLGLPSAVYSLDLGPPKKGAAAQRSDVGGLPQMAFLSGKKLYQVDFN comes from the exons ATGAGTTTGCGGAAAACGAAAGCGGAGAAGGATAAATTCAAGGGGTTGCCCCAGAGAAAGTCGATGGCGGGGCCCACCCTCCTCAGCACCTTCACCCAGCCGGGGGCCATCAAGAAGAGCGTCGTCAGCGACATGATGGGCAAGCAGGCCACCTCCAACTACGACAGCGAAGCCGAAACCGTCGCCCTCCAGCACCAACTCGCCACCAAGGACTTCACCTCGCTGGAGGGGCGCATCAAGATGGTGTCGGTCAC GGACGTGGGGAAGGAGATCTTGTGCTGCAAGTACAACGAGGAGTTCGACTACTTGGCGGCGGGATGCTCCGACGGCAGCATCATGATGTACACGATCGACACCTGCGGCTTCGTCTCGAGCCTCATCGACGAGGAGATCGAGAGGTCGACGGCTCCGGTGACGGCGATCCAGCACCGGCCCGTCTCCAAGAGCTACCCCATCAACAACTGCTTCACGTGCACCT ATGCCAACGGGTTCGTCAAGTGCTGGAACTACAACTTCAACCAGTGCCTCTACACCATCAAGGAGAACAGGGAGACCTTCGGCCTGACCTACCACCCCCGGTACCCCAAGTTCGTGACGTACGGGGACGACTGCAAGATCTACCTGTACGACGAGGAGAGCAAGACGCAAGAGAGGATCCTCTCGAGCAG caacaaccCCAAGATCCACGACGGTCACACGTCGAGGGTGTTCGCGGCGTGCTTTCACCCCCGGTCCAACTACGAGCTGCTGACCGGGGGCTGGGACGACGTCGTGCACTTCTGGGACCTGCGCCAGCCCCACGCCATACGGCACATATCGGGGGTGCACGTTTGCGGCGAGGGCGTCGACATCAACTTCAAAGGGTCCGAAGTGTTGACCTGCGCCTTCCAAGTGGAGCGCCCCTTTCAGATTTTCGACTACGGCTCCGGCAACCTGATCGGCACCGTCGCCAAGGGCGAAGAAAACAGCAAG CTGTACATAGGGAGGTACGTCTCGAAGGACTTCGCCGTGTGCGGCGGCACCGGTCCTAACCTGTTCCGAGTCATCGACCTGAACAGTTACATG AGCAGCGCGTCCGTCCTGGGGTTGCCCTCCGCCGTGTACTCTCTGGATTTGGGGCCGCCCAAAAAAGGTGCTGCGGCGCAGCGCTCGGACGTCGGGGGCCTGCCCCAGATGGCTTTTCTCTCGGGGAAGAAATTATACCAGGTCGACTTTAATTAA